TTGTGCATGGGTGGTCGGACCGTCAAATAAAGCCATTTTGTATGGATCTTTTAATAGTGTTTGTGGCCGTGTTTTCTGGGATTGGTGGCGGTGTTTGTTTGTTAAACAGCTTGTTATGGGAAAATTGGCTGTGTTAcctttattttgaataaaatttcattttcgtTCTTAGAGTATCATGTTGAGAATGGAACTTTTACTATGTCCTTTAATATATGCCCTTAAATATTGTGATTTGCTGTTCATAAAATTCTTACTTTACTCGATGTGAGCTTTTCGCAAGGAGGGATAATTTTGTGTTGAATTACAAGAGGCGGGGTGGGGTAGATTGCGTCGAACCAGGCACGGGAGTGCTCCTGTTCTTCTGTGCAAATTCCTACGTAAATTGTAAATCGTTGGGGTTCATTGCAAAATGCTTAATCTTTCGTGACTGATCGGGGGAACACTTATTTGTTGGATTTAGGAACGTTCTAAGCCAGTTATTGTATGACATGACTAATTCGGGTTCTCTAGGCTTTTCTAATTCGTTTCATGAACCAGGTAATTCTTAAATATGATACTTGATAACAAGAGGGCTTAAGAAATAGGAAAAGGACGACTCCCTGATCAGAAGGTTGGTAATCTGATTTGTGTTTGTTGAGTTATTGTGCAGCCGAGTGAAAACTGGTGTAGGATTGAGCCAGTAAAGTATGCTTGAGCCGAGCAAGAAAGTCGAAAGAGCATTCTGACCAGATCAATGCTGAGAATCACCTCAAACGTGCAAAATATAAATCATAACACTTGGTCCTTGTTCTGAAAAGACTTGTTTGGAATATGGGGCATGGGAGGGGTTGAATGTGAGCATTGCTCAGGAACGTTAATTGCCTTCCTAGCTATCTCCTGCGGCGGATCATCCTCCCAACTGGCCCCCATTTCCTCCAACTCCTGCCTTAGCACCTGCTTTATGGCTTGGCAGCGGCATTCATTACCGAAAGCCAGAAACTCCAGACAGCTGCTGGTCTGTGATGGTGTTGGTAGAAATGTTTGCGTGAGTTCCTCTCAGCCCCTCAATCAAGCGGTCCAGCTGCTGCCTCTTGAGCTGCTCTTCGCATGATCCGCCTGAGCTTTCCGGGAGAAAGCCGACTCCTTGGATTACCGGGGGTTGACGGTGATGCCGAGTGGCAAAGACTCTGCACTTACGGTTGATACGGCAGCTATAAAAGTAGCCAGGCTGATCAACTTTGCCATTGCAATCATGCGATTCTTAGGTGGTTTTTtctaaaagaagaaaaaaaaaagttgagcATTAATATGGATATATTGGGAACTTGGTGATGAGATGGTTAGCAGTAGTGCTACTTGGGGCTTAGGCAGGCTCTCTGGAGTAGGTTTCTTTTTGCCAGATGTCTGTATCGCACTTATGCTGCTATGTGATCTTTGATCGTTCGAGTAAATCGTTTGGCTGCATTGCATTAGAAACTAATAATTTGAAGTTCTCAGAAACTAAAGCAATTTGAAGGGAGAACGTGAATGTTTCTACCTTTCTGATAATTGTTTCTtctattaaaaattaaaaaaaaatgaacaaaaaaaatctaGACATAAAAGCAAAACATGAAATGAACTTATTTTTTAAAGTGAGGAATCTTAAAATCTGATCTTTTAAATCAGAATCTAAAATCTAAATTCACGAGCACACTCGATAGATGAGCTGATGACAATTTTGAGCAATACTATTGTCCTAATTAAAGCCCTGCCGGATGCGCAAGGGGACCAAgaacttatttatttttctgagattttgattttttatgcCATTAGGtttttatgaaaaataaaatcacgGTCAATCAGTACTAGTTGTTCCAGTGATCTTGTGTCTTGGCGCATGACAGAAGTTAACAAATCCCGTTCACGCCCAATAAAGAGGGAAAATCAGCACTGCTTGCGAATCTGAAGAAGGAAAATACGAGCATTTTCAGAAACAAGGTCGTACTCACCTTGCCAGAAAACTACAAAGTAGGTAGGCACATAGCAAAACACACGATCACGTGCTTTTTATTAAACTACATTGGGGATTGGCATCACTTCAATCTCCAGCCAGAAAAGCCGGAAACCAAGTGAACCTTGTTCATCATACACAAGTTAATTACTAGACGAAAACAGCTCCGATTTGGCACTGCTGTGGTTCCAGGTTGCACTTGCGAGGGAGGTTTCTAGCCTTCTGCATAACCTGCTGCTGCATCTCCTCCCCTTGCCAGCCTCCACCTTGCTGCAGTTGCTGCCTCACAACGTGCATAACCGCCTCGCACACGCACTGCTCGTCGAAGTTCTCAAGGGTCTGGCAGCAGGGCCGGAGGTGCTCCTCTTGTTGCCCCGGCAGCGGGTACATGCGCAAGTCAGAAGGGCTCATCTGAGACAAGTATTGCTGGCAGTGCCagagctgctgctgctgctcttGGATTTTCTGCTGGCATCTCTGCGACTGCCCTCCTTGTCCTGGGTTCTCCTCATCCTCCAGCACAGTGGTGGTTATGGTAGTTCGGTGGGCCGTGGCTGAAGCAATAGCCAAAAGGGCCACCAGCAAAATTGCTGCAAGGACTGTGAGCTTTGCCATTCTCCTCACTTTCTGCACTaatcaccctttttttttttcccttaatgcTTGAGACGTAGAGTGGGGTGAGTGGTAGGAGTCGGAGGATGAGGGGGATTTTATAGAAGAGCTTGACCTCTGCATGTTCGACGAGTGGAGAAAATTTGGTAGAATTGAGGGAGATGGTGAGATGCGGAGGATTGGATCGGTGGACTTGTGATGAGGTGTCGATCGATTCTTGATTCAAGGCTACACGTTGATGCCCTTGCGAATGCTGCCATACATAATGTATCAGCATGCAGGCATTTTGCTTTATGCGATCATCAAATGGGGCGCTTTCCACCTCGATCTCGTGAATTCATTTCAACAATGCATCTTTTGAGCTGGTTGTATTAGGATTTAGATTTAGCAGAAGCAGGGAACACCTTACTAGCAGACGTACGTGGAGGATGGAGAGGGTAGGAAAATACAGGTGCGATGCAGAGACTCGAGAGGGTTACTGAGGTGGCTCAAATCTGGAACACCTACCATCCCATTTCCTGCAGaatttctgtttttctttgctttttggtGGCGCacaaatgaattgaataaaGCCAGAGTTGTTGTTTGGTCCTGTAGTGGGGCAAATTTCCCAGTAGCCACGTGTCAGTTCGGACATGATGACCTGTCAGCTCGGCCAACCAATCTACGGATACTGTGATATGGCAGCTCGGGCAGAGCAGCTCGGAGTAGAGGGAGGTCAGTTCGGCCGTAGCCGCCGCCTCTCCATGAAGTGGGCCTGATGGGCCGCCGCCTCCGGATCTTTAGGGGTGTCATATGAAACCCTAGAAGGACTCCGAACCCTAAGGGGACTTTGACTCCTATATGGAAACTACTACCCATTAAGCCTATATATACAGCACCATAAGACGACACAAGGGACACCATCTACAGTTCTCTCTACTGTTGTTCTACTCTTGAGCTCTACTGACTTGACCATCGGAGTTATTCCGGGGACTCTAGTCCCGCCGTTGTTCTTTCTTCGCAGGATAGTCAGTTCGGTTTCTCTTCTCAACTCGGCTACACTCAGCCAGCTTGGTTCATAACAGCTCAGCTCGGGTTGCATCCTTGGCAGCTCACAGGCTAGCTCGCCAGCTCGCTCAACCCTTCGCAGCTCAGGCTGCTCGGTCTTCCCCTGTCAGCTCAGCAGCTCCCGACCAGCTCGGCATCAGCTGGCCAGCTCGGGGAACTAGCCCCGTCTGCCCATTTCCAGGTCGGCTCGTTCACCTAACCAGCTCGCCAGCTCGCTCCCACTCAGCTCGCTCAACCCGTCGCAGCTCAGCTCGGATCTTGTTTTTGGCAGCCgcatcaattggcgccgtctgtgggaagcAAGTATTCTCTTTTGCGAAAACATGCCGAAAACTAGATCTCAGAGGAATGTGGACGGATCTAAGGGGAACGAACAGAGTAATCCACCGCACCCCCGTCAAGATCCAATCTTGGAGAATGAAAGGCTTGAGCTCTCACGGATCCCGCCTGAACAACTGGTTCAGACGGTGGCGAAAAACCTACCTACCTTTGAGGCAATCATGAATTACCTCAAGGGGCAGATGGGAGGTCATCATGATCCGGGGCTCAAGTCCCAAGGAGAGGAAGGGGTAGGGCTGTCAGAATCCCGAACAGGGAGCCCTAACCCCCGGCCCAAGCGGGTGTGCCGGGAGCTCACGCGTGAACAGGTCGACGTCGTGGAGCCTTCTCACAAACACTCCCGACCTGAGCACCCGGAGCTCTTCCGAATGTATTCAAGAGGAGAGCTCTCCCAGCGGAGAGAGCCGCACCAGGTGCGGGACGAGCTGGACCTGCTGTTGGATTCTGAGGCGGACAGGTACATCGCCTCTCCCTTTGTCCTTGACATTGAGAACTACCCGCTGCCTGCGAAGTTCAAAATACCGACCATGAAATCCTACGACgcgactacggatccggaagaTCATCTGTTCACATTCTTGACACAAATGCGCCTACAAACGGCCGCCGATGCAGTTAGATGTAAGACCTTTCCAATGTTCCTGGAGGGAAAGGCACGCCAGTGGTTCCAGGGACTACCCCCCAGGTCAGTTCGGTCCTTCAGCCAGCTCGCGCGATTGTTCTCAGCTCAGTTCATTTCGTCGCGAGCCTTTTCCAAGAGTACTGCTCACCTGATGACAGTTCAGCAAAGGTCCGAGGAATCGCTGCGCGAGTACATGGTCCGATTCAACAACGAGTCCCTCCAGGTCCGGGATCGGGACGATAAGGTCGTCATGGCCGCCTTCATCAACGGACTGCGCAAGCAGAAACTATACACCGAATTCGTAGAGAGACCTCCCAGGTCAGTTCGGGAGATGCTGAATCGAGCTTACGAGAAAGCTAATGCAGAGGAAGCCAATCGCTTGAAAAGCGCACAAGAGAGGTCGGAGAGGCTCGCGTTGAGCTAGCTGAGGCCAAATAGGCCAAAGAAGCTTCTGCGCGAGCTGAGGCCGAGCTGAGGCCCAACAGGCCAGAGAGGCTCCTGCGCGAGCCGAGGTCGTATGGGCCGCAAGGGTCGCCGAGGCCGAGCTGACCTGAGACGCAGCTGAGGCCGAGTTGGTTAGAGACGCAGCTGAGGCCAAGCAGGTCGGAGAAGCTGCCGAGACCGAACAGGTCGGAGAAGCTGCCGAGGTCGTACAGGCCACAAGACTTGTCGAGGCCGGGCTGACCTGAGACGCAGCTGAGGTCGAGCTGGTCAGAGACGCAGCTGAGGCCAAGCAGGTCGGAGAAGCTGCCGAGACCGAACAGGTCGGAGAAGCTGCCGAGGTCGTACAGGTCGCACGAGTTGTCGAGGCCGAGCTGGCCAGAGACGCAGCTGAAGCCGTGCAGGCCGGAGAAGTTGCCGAGGTCATACTGGCCGTAAGAGCCGACGAGGTCGAGCTGGCCAGAGACACAGCTGAGGCCGAGCAGGTCGGAGAAGCTGTCGAGGCCAAACAGGTCGTACAGGTCGAAGAAGCCAGGTAGGTTGCTGGACAGGCCATCCCAACCTAGACATCGTATATTGATAGAGCATCAAGCAAGGGTGTGGAGTCAGACCCCTCCTAATCAGCCCTACGGAGGAAGAATTGGCTTGCGCCTTGAGGTTCGACTTCAGGGCTTCCAATAACGAGTCCGAGTATGAAGCTCTTTCATTAAAACTCTCACTCTGTCCATACATGACCTAAGTTGTTTGGTCGCGCATGGTCCTATCTTTTCGTGCAAATATATGAACTATTTGGAAGTCAGTTCACGCGCTAACCCAGGGTCTGCTCGCGCAAGTGTATTTAAATAGCATGATAAGAAAGACATGAATGAAAAATTTTGCTAAGTATAGAAGAAACAAAGATCTATTCATTCGACAAGAGTCTACTTACAAAGGAGGAGTTCATACAAAAAACGAACTGGTCCTACTCAGTTCGGTCTTACGAGTTATTCGAGCAAGGGCCGCAATCGTGGAATCATGGGTCTCATACCGAACTGACTCTTCGCCAAGGAACTTGGTCCAGACTCATGCGACTTTTCGATGACTCTAGACTCAAAGGGGGGCTAGTGTAGTGGGGCAAATTTCCCAGTAGCCACGTGTCAGTTCGGACATGATGACCTGTCAGCTCGGCCAACCAATCTACGGATACTGTGATATGGCAGCTCGGGCAGAGCAGCTCGGAGTAGAGGGAGGTCAGTTCGGCCGTAGCCGCCGCCTCTCCATGAAGTGGGCCTGATGGGCCGCCGCCTCCGGATCTTTAGGGGTGTCATATGAAACCCTAGAAGGACTCCGAACCCTAAGAGGACTTTGACTCCTATATGGAAACTACTACCCATTAAGCCTATATATACAGCACCATAAGACGACACAAGGTACACCATCTACAGTTCTCTCTACTGTTGTTCTACTCTTGAGCTCTACTGACTTGACCATCGGAGTTATTCCGGGGACTCTAGTCCCGCCGTTGTTCTTTCTTCGCAGGATAGTCAGTTCGGTTTCTCTTCTCAACTCGGCTACACTCAGCCAGCTTGGTTCATAACAGCTCAACTCGGGTTGCATCCTTGGCAGCTCACAGGCTAGCTCGCCAGCTCGCTCAACCCTTCGCAGCTCAGGCTGCTCGGTCTTCCCCTGTCAGCTCAGCAGCTCCCGACCAGCTCGACATCAGCTGGCCAGCTCGGGGAACTAGCCCCGTCTGCCCATTTCCAGGTCGGCTCGTTCACCTAACCAGCTCGCCAGCTCGCTCCCACTCAGCTCGCTCAACCCGTCGCAGCTCAGCTCGGATCTTGTTTTTGGCAGCCGCATCAGGTCCCCATTTAAATTGTACAGCTACTTGGTTTGATCATCAGTGACTCAGCGGCGCGCAGAGACTGAGGCAATCTTCGGTTTTTCTGATACATTAACACGCAAAGAAATCTATTTCAAGGGATCTTCATGGTACACAGATAGATTTGTTTGTGAAAGAAGACTAGGAATTTAATGGTTTGGACATTGGATCTCTGATGATCGTCCATCTGCAGTATTTCTGTTTCTAAGGGCTTTAAAGTTTAAACTCTCACGCTAATCAAATTTACAGCCATACCTGCTGAGACCGTCATGATGTACCCGACCAATTGAGAATGACAGCCTGACAGGTCGAGACTATCATAATCTACAATTCTACATGACAAATTGACAAATTGAGATTCAAAGGTTGTGGTAATTTTCTAgttaaattatttattataaattgtatgtgaaataaaaaaaataaaaaaagttaaaatatttaTGATTGCGAATCAAACACTCAAGTAAGCAAGAGGACACTTGCACAGGAATGGGGGTCCTAAGACTTGAGGCATAATTTCCATTtatctttatctttttttttggtttttagtTAAAACTTTAGCAGGCCTCTTTAaccaacaaaaagaaaaaagaaaaaaaaaaaaggataattgcagaaacctcccctgaggtttctgacacttgtactgacctcccctgtgatttgaaaaatttcacTGATCTCCCCTGAACTTACTAATCAtttgcaaattcagtccaaaccattaaaatattgttttagagagtgaaattagaattttgtaccagatTTACCCTTTctgctacatgtccaatgaatgacaaaatattataaatcaattaacaattaataaactttaaggggTGTAGTTTATGGCAAATACGCATTATCTATTTAAAATACCGACTTTTTAtggatattttactttcaaacatttaatttataataaatatatcaatgtttgtaagtaaaattcaaaaagtgttacagtaatattttacaaaaaaggaaatcggtaggttatctatttaatataaattaaatatttttttaaaaaaagaaatggcccataaagtattaatattttatggctttcatccattagatgagtaaagtattggctTTTTATgagcattttattctgaatcatttaatttatgttaaatacataaataattgtaactaaaattgaaaaagtgttacattaatatttttacggaaaGGAAACTGCAGGTTTTGTATTTAAACTCTCATGCTAATCAATTTACACCGGCTTCAACATATGTTTTCGTTTTTACTTCAACAGAGTCTATAATAAGGTTTAAAAATCGtaaaagtttttgaaattttccttcACATTGTCACATACTTATAAAgttgaagaaaaattttaaagaaaagaaaaaaattcaaaaaacgAAGGAAACCGCGATATTCTTCTCGATGATCCTTTCAGCTCCTAAGCCAAGAAAAAGCTGAGACTGTCCTCATGTACCCGACCAACTGAGAGTGAAAGGTTGAGGCTATCATAATCTACATGACAAATTGACAAATTGAGATTCAAAGGTTGTGGTCATTTTAGAACTACATTAGTTCTAgttaaattatttattataaattgtatgtgaaataaaaaaaataaaaaaaaagttaaaatgtTTATGATTGCGAATCAAACACTCAAGTAAGCTAGAGGACACTTGCACAGGAATGGGGTCGCAAGACTTGAGGCATAATTTCcattcatctttttctttttttggttttagtTAAAACTTTAGCAGCCTTCTTTaaccaaacaaaaagaaaaaagaaaaaaataagaaagaacCCTCATCTTGTGTAATGCCATCCCTGCCGCCAtccaactttttctttttctttctttttttcataattattttatGTGGGCTAAGGGCAAAGAGGGGTGAATTTCTCATAATAttgctaaaattaaaaatcGTCACAAAATTGGTGCTGTTCCTTAATTAGGGGTTGCCGCAACTCCGAGGTGCAGTTTcaagtaaaaataattttaatttttatttattttgggttGCTTcagtttcccttttttttaattccttCAAACCATCGCCGCTCATTTGATTAGTGGCgaaggtttttttttaaaatatttttgcatCGCCCTCGTGAGATGAGCCGCAGTAATCTTGTGGTAtatatttcttcatttttttattgAGGTATATATTTCATTTGCCAAAGAGGCCAAACAAAAGAAAGTACAAATTCAGGAACAGGACTTCCAAGGTGACATCAAACACTTGCAAGTTAAACGCAAGTCATGCTGTCCCGCACAATGATGTGAAAAAATAAATGTTATATCTTGTTAATCATAAATTTGACCAGCTTATGTACCAGATAATTATAGTTAAGTGAACAAATAAACAAGAAAGATTTGCACTATACATACgatatatttttttgtaaagatttttctattatatataaATGCGTTGTTAGTTACTTTTATGATTGTATTTTCATCTCTTGTATATCATATCAGAAAAAGTGTCACCTTTATGACTGTATTTTCATctttcatatatcacatttgaGAAAAGT
Above is a genomic segment from Coffea eugenioides isolate CCC68of chromosome 5, Ceug_1.0, whole genome shotgun sequence containing:
- the LOC113772279 gene encoding 2S sulfur-rich seed storage protein 2-like, which encodes MAKLTVLAAILLVALLAIASATAHRTTITTTVLEDEENPGQGGQSQRCQQKIQEQQQQLWHCQQYLSQMSPSDLRMYPLPGQQEEHLRPCCQTLENFDEQCVCEAVMHVVRQQLQQGGGWQGEEMQQQVMQKARNLPRKCNLEPQQCQIGAVFV